In Bradyrhizobium lablabi, one DNA window encodes the following:
- a CDS encoding Lrp/AsnC family transcriptional regulator: MSRELDRIDLKMLRLLQGNGRLSNAELAQLVDVSPATCHRRTQVLFEEGYINDVRAMIAPHKVARGALVMVGVVLDRSTPESFAAFEKAVTKLKFILDCHLVAGDFDYFLKIRAEDIADFKRIHGDQLIALPGVRQTRTFFVMKEVVDNAPLEF, translated from the coding sequence ATGTCACGCGAGCTAGACCGGATCGATTTGAAGATGCTGCGGCTGCTCCAGGGCAATGGCCGGCTCAGCAACGCCGAACTGGCGCAGCTCGTCGACGTCAGCCCCGCGACCTGCCACCGGCGCACGCAGGTGCTGTTCGAGGAAGGCTATATCAACGACGTCCGCGCGATGATCGCGCCGCACAAGGTCGCGCGCGGCGCGCTGGTGATGGTCGGCGTCGTGCTCGACCGCTCAACGCCGGAAAGTTTTGCGGCGTTCGAAAAAGCCGTCACCAAGCTGAAATTCATCCTCGACTGCCATTTGGTCGCGGGCGACTTCGACTATTTCCTGAAAATCAGGGCCGAAGACATCGCGGATTTCAAGCGTATCCATGGCGATCAATTGATCGCGCTGCCCGGCGTGCGGCAGACCCGAACATTTTTCGTGATGAAGGAGGTCGTCGACAACGCGCCGCTGGAGTTTTGA